In a genomic window of Roseiflexus castenholzii DSM 13941:
- the epsC gene encoding serine O-acetyltransferase EpsC, producing the protein MPRKNDNLLCVIRDDIRAIFLNDPAARNLAEVLLYPGLHAILFHRLAHALWRRGVPFIPRLISQISRFLTGIEIHPGAVIGRGFFIDHGMGVVIGETSEIGDWVTLYQGVTLGGTGKQRGKRHPTVRNGAVIGVGAIVLGAITIGEGARVGGGAVVVKDVPPHATAVGVPARIVAQRDPHTGETRRVEHLPDPEGEMLRSLRAKVLELEERLTELEIATNHHLEHHVEDDALASQCWSALDTNGNGTIDEYGYMAGDGI; encoded by the coding sequence ATGCCCAGAAAGAACGATAACCTGCTCTGCGTCATTCGCGACGATATTCGCGCGATTTTCCTCAACGATCCGGCAGCGCGCAACCTGGCAGAGGTGCTGCTCTACCCCGGCTTGCATGCCATCCTGTTCCATCGCCTGGCGCACGCCCTCTGGCGGCGCGGCGTGCCGTTTATTCCGCGCCTGATCTCGCAGATCAGTCGTTTCCTCACCGGTATCGAGATCCATCCGGGAGCAGTCATTGGTCGCGGTTTCTTCATCGACCACGGCATGGGCGTGGTTATCGGCGAAACATCGGAGATCGGCGACTGGGTGACTCTCTATCAGGGTGTGACCCTCGGCGGCACGGGCAAGCAACGCGGGAAACGCCATCCAACGGTGCGTAATGGCGCTGTCATCGGTGTTGGCGCGATTGTGCTCGGCGCTATCACCATTGGCGAGGGGGCGCGCGTTGGCGGCGGCGCTGTGGTGGTGAAGGACGTTCCACCTCACGCCACCGCCGTCGGTGTTCCGGCGCGCATTGTGGCACAACGCGACCCGCACACCGGCGAAACGCGCCGTGTCGAGCACCTGCCCGATCCCGAAGGGGAAATGCTGCGCAGCCTGCGCGCTAAGGTGCTGGAACTCGAAGAACGCCTGACCGAACTCGAAATTGCAACCAATCATCACCTCGAACATCACGTCGAGGACGATGCGCTCGCGTCGCAGTGCTGGTCGGCGCTCGACACGAATGGGAATGGCACAATCGATGAGTACGGCTATATGGCCGGTGATGGGATATAA
- a CDS encoding FmdB family zinc ribbon protein has protein sequence MPTYVYACDTCGAQFEQFQSFKDEPLRVCRCGKEGSVRRVFQPVGIVFKGSGWYITDSRKSDSASIGSDSSSKSEKSETGASES, from the coding sequence ATGCCTACCTATGTGTACGCCTGTGACACTTGCGGTGCGCAGTTCGAGCAGTTCCAGTCGTTCAAGGACGAGCCGCTGCGGGTTTGTCGCTGTGGCAAAGAAGGTTCGGTACGCCGGGTCTTCCAGCCGGTGGGCATTGTCTTCAAGGGCTCAGGCTGGTATATCACCGATAGCCGCAAGAGTGATAGCGCGAGCATCGGCAGCGATAGCTCGTCGAAGAGTGAAAAGAGCGAGACTGGCGCCAGTGAATCCTGA
- a CDS encoding winged helix-turn-helix domain-containing protein encodes MPLTLTPNAIRPLLLTVQGLDRPKKHPATKDSVLAAMQRMKALQIDTIHVVARSPYLVLWSRLGAYEPRWLTDLLAERAIFEYWSHEACFLPIEDYPAYRSLMLAGQTRSNTYARRWLHENRTIAAALMDHIRNNGPVRSAEFARTDGTRGGWWNWKVEKMALEMLFIVGDLMIDRREHFQRLYDLRERVLPAWDDTCAPDVEVAQRTLILAAAQALGAAPARWLADYFRTGKAETARIAAALAAEGALAIAHVAGWREPVYIHPHRLPLAQAAADGALQSTVTTLLSPFDPVVWDRRRALELFGFDYRIECYTPASKRRYGYFTLPILHRGALVGRLDPKAHRKDGIFEVKALYLEPGVDPDEDLAINLAEALRSCAVWHGTPEVVVRFCDPPAFGALLKRALRL; translated from the coding sequence ATGCCACTGACGCTGACTCCCAATGCGATTCGTCCGTTGCTGCTGACCGTCCAGGGTCTCGACCGCCCAAAGAAACACCCGGCGACCAAAGACTCGGTTCTGGCAGCGATGCAGCGGATGAAGGCGCTTCAGATCGATACGATCCATGTGGTCGCGCGTAGTCCATATCTGGTGTTATGGAGCCGTCTTGGCGCATATGAGCCACGCTGGTTGACCGATCTGCTGGCGGAGCGGGCCATCTTCGAATACTGGTCGCACGAGGCATGCTTTTTGCCCATCGAGGATTACCCGGCCTACCGCTCGTTGATGCTGGCGGGGCAGACGCGCAGCAACACCTATGCGCGCCGGTGGCTGCACGAGAACCGGACGATTGCCGCAGCGTTGATGGATCATATTCGCAACAACGGACCGGTTCGCTCAGCCGAATTCGCCCGTACAGACGGCACGAGGGGAGGATGGTGGAACTGGAAGGTCGAAAAGATGGCGCTAGAAATGCTCTTCATCGTTGGCGATCTGATGATCGACCGGCGTGAGCATTTTCAGCGCCTCTACGACCTACGCGAGCGAGTTTTGCCCGCATGGGACGATACCTGTGCACCCGATGTGGAGGTAGCGCAGCGCACCCTGATCCTCGCAGCAGCACAGGCGCTCGGTGCAGCGCCGGCGCGCTGGCTGGCAGATTACTTTCGCACCGGCAAGGCGGAAACGGCGCGCATTGCCGCTGCTCTGGCAGCCGAAGGCGCCCTTGCGATAGCGCATGTCGCAGGATGGCGCGAGCCGGTCTACATTCATCCACATCGCCTGCCGCTGGCGCAGGCTGCCGCCGATGGGGCGCTCCAATCAACAGTCACCACGTTGCTTTCGCCATTCGATCCGGTCGTATGGGATCGGCGACGGGCGCTGGAATTGTTTGGCTTCGACTATCGCATCGAATGTTATACTCCTGCATCCAAACGACGGTATGGCTATTTTACGCTGCCCATCCTGCACCGGGGGGCGCTGGTCGGGCGGCTCGACCCGAAAGCGCACCGCAAAGACGGCATCTTCGAGGTCAAGGCGCTCTACCTCGAACCAGGCGTCGATCCCGACGAAGACCTGGCGATCAATCTGGCAGAGGCGTTGCGCTCCTGCGCCGTATGGCACGGCACGCCGGAGGTCGTCGTCCGGTTCTGCGATCCGCCGGCGTTTGGCGCGTTGTTGAAGCGCGCCTTGCGTCTCTGA
- a CDS encoding cell wall-active antibiotics response protein: protein MSSMSLFSGIEHINTNTRLENESFTAMFGSITVDLTRQPLAPGDHTISAFAMFGEVTVRVPANIGLHVDGGALMGDTRYEWRTPDNRPLSSAGLTVVEFETSPVRLRITATAILGSVRIVRVVGVQAQEPFAETLPESSESAGLYEGETRRIASL from the coding sequence ATGTCCTCAATGAGTCTGTTCAGCGGGATCGAGCACATCAACACGAACACCCGCCTTGAGAACGAGAGTTTTACAGCGATGTTCGGCAGCATCACGGTCGATCTGACGCGCCAGCCTTTAGCGCCTGGTGATCACACGATCAGCGCCTTTGCCATGTTTGGCGAAGTGACGGTTCGTGTGCCGGCAAACATCGGGCTACATGTTGATGGCGGGGCGCTGATGGGAGACACCAGATACGAGTGGCGCACGCCGGACAACCGTCCGCTCTCGTCTGCCGGTCTCACCGTAGTTGAATTCGAGACATCGCCGGTGCGACTGCGCATCACTGCCACAGCCATCCTTGGTTCGGTGCGGATTGTGCGTGTGGTGGGCGTTCAGGCACAGGAACCCTTTGCAGAAACATTGCCGGAGTCGTCCGAGAGCGCCGGTTTATACGAAGGCGAGACGCGGCGAATTGCCAGCCTGTGA